In Thunnus thynnus chromosome 11, fThuThy2.1, whole genome shotgun sequence, the following proteins share a genomic window:
- the cfap91 gene encoding cilia- and flagella-associated protein 91 — MSVSVTRTIPKKNDANKVARRQRVYDYLYDPIHTLSSEVDHAKSSLKAYASKDRVRKVPVFGSMFSNLPHHPRYTLQLDLVDPVPASIDRCWRGHIEQRKEALQQLAGVIPNTQPWLKREECHVTGADRWKYFKRPLIPFAQQIPPNVIFAFPKEDFESTGGKNAEQLPTHFTVGVQTDYRESETQTDPYSPEYVVQPGTTPSELLTLAALTWGRGLPAGLAEVEMIERARAKQVWEATLPPLDDLSQLDKRRRMMEEMEAKEWAFREGEIQKLQETRLAVLTDLLRQRDEAQKEVTNKRLNQIYSKLQKDKETKLHKIHNDYVRSLRKLEAKRRNEMGKIERLGVVKDYTYYSSQKYAPQTRTDTFSNRNTLNNELKSHYLDTYEGLLELEAGLSASVRKPWVKSNKPKVNTIKDVEKPAERREIELMKKYRALRKENVQLTEKSSRFLVKKEKPVPRPATPKVEEPPEGDEEIELASIHLQKLLRGRSFQYEVFNDKENHLELIQELRTIHALQREEQELQKTNKNLVMTLKKQRDKHRQKTSQEEASQARKVDGELEHLFDTLSKELIRLQEERRIHAFTLLAERGRRLREAEESGRRQVEERRRREEDDIFKQVVQVHQETVDLYLEDIILGTLERTADQQAREEIRRMAKEVNDIAYAMEESRNNLQSEEIVSELVYSFLIPEVEKISVRQRVHQRQHRHLRAAHSIIQGTAEPPRNLPSTPGASQSTCPSERASNKILEETIGQVEQEQGKEAE, encoded by the exons atgagTGTATCTGTCACTCGCACAATTCCTAAGAAAAATGATGCTAATAAAGTTGCCAGACGGCAGCGAGTTTATGACTACTTGTATG ATCCAATTCACACACTGTCATCGGAGGTAGACCATGCCAAGTCTAGTCTCAAGGCCTATGCGTCTAAGGACCGAGTA AGAAAAGTGCCAGTGTTTGGGTCCATGTTCAGCAACCTGCCCCACCACCCACGGTATACTCTTCAGCTGGACCTTGTAGACCCAGTCCCGGCCTCTATTGATCGTTGCTGGCGAGGCCACATAGAACAGCGCAAAGAGGCACTGCAGCAGCTGGCTGG GGTTATTCCAAATACTCAGCCGTGGCTGAAAAGGGAGGAGTGTCATGTGACCGGAGCTGACCGCTGGAAATACTTTAAACG CCCCCTAATTCCATTTGCACAGCAGATTCCCCCGAATGTGATTTTTGCTTTTCCCAA gGAAGACTTTGAATCCACTGGTGGAAAGAATGCTGAGCAACTGCCCACCCACTTCACTGTGGGGGTCCAGACAGACTACAGGGAgagtgaaacacaaacagacccGTACAGCCCTGAGTATGTGGTACAGCCTGGGACGACTCCCTCAGAGCTCCTGACACTGGCAGCTTTGACTTGGG GTCGGGGTCTGCCTGCAGGCCTAGCAGAAGTGGAAATGATAGAGCGGGCACGTGCCAAACAGGTTTGGGAGGCCACCCTTCCTCCGCTGGATGACCTGAGTCAGTTGGACAAAAGGAGGCGTAtgatggaggagatggaggcCAAAGAGTGGGCTTTCAGAGAAGGAGAAATCCAGAA GTTGCAAGAGACTCGTCTTGCTGTGCTGACAGACCTGCTGAGGCAGAGAGACGAGGCCCAGAAAGAAGTCACAAACAAGAGACTGAACCAGATATATTCTAAGCTCCAAAAAGACAAGGAGACCAAGCTACACAAGATCCACAATGACTACGTGAGGT CACTGAGAAAACTGGAAGCTAAAAGGAGAAATGAGATGGGGAAGATAGAGCGACTTGGCGTTGTCAAAGACTATACATACTACTCTTCTCAGAAATATGCTCCTCAGACCCGCACGGATACTTTCAGCAACAGGAACACACTCAATAATGAGTTAAAAAGCCACTACTTGGACACATACGAAG GCTTGCTAGAGCTAGAGGCAGGACTCTCTGCCTCAGTCCGCAAGCCATGGGTGAAAAGCAACAAACCCAAAGTCAACACCATCAAGGATGTAGAGAAGCCCgctgagagaagagagataGAACTGATGAAGAAATACAGG GCCCTGAGAAAGGAGAATGTGCAACTGACAGAGAAGTCCTCGCGTTTCCTTGTCAAGAAGGAGAAGCCTGTTCCTCGTCCTGCTACTCCCAAAGTGGAGGAGCCACCGGAG GGGGATGAGGAGATCGAGCTTGCATCCATCCATTTGCAGAAACTACTGAGAGGAAGAAGTTTTCAATACGAG GTGTTTAACGACAAGGAGAACCATCTGGAGCTCATCCAGGAACTGAGGACCATTCACGCCCTGCAGAGGGAGGAGCAGGAGCTAcagaaaactaacaaaaatcTTGTAATGACcctgaaaaaacagagagacaaacataGACAGAAG ACCTCTCAAGAGGAGGCCTCTCAGGCCAGAAAGGTAGATGGAGAGCTTGAGCACCTGTTCGACACCTTGTCCAAGGAGCTGATTCGTCTCCAGGAAGAGCGCAGGATCCACGCCTTTACGCTACTGGCTGAGAGAGGCCGTCGCCTCCGTGAGGCTGAGGAGAGTGGAAGGAGACAGGTGGAGGAGCGCAGACGCAGAGAAGAAGATGATATCTTCAAACAA GTGGTGCAGGTACACCAGGAAACTGTGGACTTGTATTTGGAGGACATCATCCTGGGGACCTTGGAGAGGACAGCTGACCAGCAGGCCAGAGAGGAGATCCGCAGGATGGCGAAGGAGGTCAACGACATCGCTTACGCCATGGAGGAAAG tcggAACAATCTTCAGTCGGAGGAGATTGTGTCAGAGTTAGTGTACAGTTTCCTCATCCCAGAAGTTGAGAAGATCAGTGTCAGGCAAAGAG TGCACCAGAGGCAGCACAGACACTTGCGGGCAGCTCATAGTATCATTCAGGGGACAGCAGAGCCACCTAGGAACCTTCCTAGTACACCGGGGGCCTCTCAGTCGACCTGTCCCTCTGAAAGAGCCTCCAACAAAATCCTGGAGGAGACGATCGGCCAAGTGGAGCAAGAGCAGGGAAAGGAAGCAGAGTAG
- the nr1i2 gene encoding LOW QUALITY PROTEIN: nuclear receptor subfamily 1 group I member 2 (The sequence of the model RefSeq protein was modified relative to this genomic sequence to represent the inferred CDS: deleted 1 base in 1 codon) has protein sequence MNTVREAFMRQNEEDDEEEEEEKVTEDEEPRACGVCGDLAKGYHFNALTCEGCKGFFRRAIKRPTQPHCPFLNKCIITKNNRRSCQACRFRKCQAIGMRKEMVMSEKEVLERRIRIKKKKMHGAQLQLSSQQEETIQELLCSHHSTFDSTFSRFSGFRPMDRNIIPVCKYNQSTSETSNPLTNCPTNTCTTFNESATDPRISSYAGSLSFSSSSSSLFGFFENHENQEAEEVRKSSVFTALPHLTDLASYMIQDIISFSKSLQIFRSLTMADQIALLKGATFEIMQIRFNMVFNVETSIWECGHMTYCIDDAVRAGFQPLLLEPLLKFHHTLRKLGLQEEEYVLMQAMSLFSPDRPGVQQHSMIDEVHENLALTLKTWIDCKRTGSGKHLLYPKVMACLTEMRTMTEEYSKQVLQIQDIQPDDISPLIMEVFSKNPCNDF, from the exons ATGAATACTGTCCGAGAGGCGTTCATGAGACAAAATGAAGAGGACgacgaagaggaagaggaagaaaaggtaACGGAGGATGAGGAGCCCAGAGCCTGCGGTGTGTGTGGAGATCTGGCCAAAGGTTACCACTTTAACGCCTTGACGTGCGAAGGCTGCAAGGGCTTCTTCAG aCGTGCCATAAAGAGGCCGACGCAGCCCCACTGTCCTTTCCTGAATAAATGCATTATAACCAAAAACAACCGCCGCTCATGTCAAGCCTGCCGCTTCCGAAAATGCCAGGCCATTGGCATGCGCAAAGAAA TGGTCATGTCTGAGAAGGAGGTATTGGAGAGGAGGATCCGaatcaagaagaaaaaaatgcatggtGCACAATTACAGCTTTCGTCCCAACAGGAAGAAACCATTCAGGAGCTGCTCTGTAGCCACCACAGCACATTTGACTCAACATTTTCCCGCTTCAGTGGCTTCAGG cctatGGATAGAAATATAATTCCGGTGTGTAAATACAACCAGTCTACAAGCGAGACCTCTAACCCGCTGACCAACTGCCCTACAAACACTTGCACTACATTTAATGAATCTGCCACAGACCCCAGAATATCCTCGTATGCTggctccctctccttctcttcctcctcctccagtctctTTGGTTTCTTTGAAAACCACGAGAACCAAGAGGCGGAAGAGGTCAGAAAAAGCAGCGTTTTTACTGCTCTTCCACATTTGACTGACCTCGCCTCTTACATGATCCAGGACATCATCAGTTTCTCCAAAAGCCTTCAGATCTTCAG GTCTTTAACCATGGCAGACCAAATCGCTCTGTTAAAGGGAGCCACGTTTGAAATCATGCAGATTCGTTTTAACATGGTGTTTAATGTAGAAACAAGCATCTGGGAATGTGGCCATATGACATACTGCATAGACGACGCTGTACGAG CAGGTTTCCAGCCGCTACTGCTGGAGCCTCTTTTGAAATTTCACCATACACTGCGCAAACTGGGCCTGCAGGAGGAAGAATATGTTCTCATGCAAGCCATGTCCCTCTTTTCTCCAG ATCGCCCAGGTGTGCAGCAACACAGCATGATTGATGAGGTACATGAAAACCTGGCGCTCACACTAAAAACCTGGATCGACTGCAAGAGAACAGGCTCAGGAAAACA CTTGCTCTATCCCAAAGTGATGGCCTGTCTCACAGAGATGAGGACGATGACCGAGGAGTACAGCAAACAGGTTCTGCAGATCCAGGACATCCAGCCTGACGATATCTCTCCTCTCATAATGGAGGTGTTCAGTAAAAACCCT TGTAATGACTTCTAA